A genome region from Macrobrachium rosenbergii isolate ZJJX-2024 chromosome 42, ASM4041242v1, whole genome shotgun sequence includes the following:
- the LOC136827812 gene encoding uncharacterized protein has protein sequence MYEGTKTQVRSSVGLTARIPLRVVLHQGSALSPYLFDLITDVLSQGIRVQSPWCMLFADDIVMQHQQRGSGVKTRALEEVADDGNLDVEITYRVQTGWKNRRKMSGVLCDRRINVKVKGRVCKTGVRPALMHGEETWPVERVQEKKLDVIEMKMLREESGADGGAWGRARGRLKKLRRWMDVVKEDLRDKQLSEDDGFDRARWRKAVRNIDPHIEVGKDAEKKEDVFIKMLEMKDQVSRAQYFDDHH, from the exons atgtatgaaggaacaaaaacgcaggttagaagcagtgttgggttaactgcaCGGATACCACTTCGAGTTGtcttacatcagggatctgctttaagtccatatctttttgacctgataacagatgtgctatctcaaggaataagagttcaatccccctggtgcatgttgtttgctgatgacattgtTATGCAGCACCAGCAGCGGGgcagtggagtcaaaactagagcattggaggaag tggctgatgatggaaatttggatgtagaaataacataCAGAGTGCAGACTGGATGGAAAAAtcggagaaagatgtcaggtgtcttgtgcgaccgcagaatcaatgtaaaggttaaaggaagagtgtgtAAGACAggagtgagaccagctttgatgcaTGGAGAAGAAACATGGCCGGtagagagagtgcaagagaagaaattggatgtgatagagatgaaaatgctcag ggaggagagtggtgcagatggaggtgcctgggggagagcgagaggaagactcAAGAAGCtaagaaggtggatggatgtagttaaagaAGATTTGAGAGataaacaattgtcagaggacgatgggTTTGacagagccaggtggaggaaagccgtcagaaacatcgacccccacatagaagtgggaaaagatgcagagaaaaaagaagacgtattcataaaaatgttggaaatgaAAGACCAAGTATCAAGAGCTCAGTATTTTGATGATCATCATTAA